Proteins encoded together in one Chitinophaga sp. LS1 window:
- a CDS encoding hydroxypyruvate isomerase family protein codes for MSTLLKGRIRHSVCAWPYESIPLDTFCKGAKEIGLESIDLLYPHQFETAKQFGLTCAMVASVSDAWNIAKGWNRVEHHDDLITYYQYLIDETAKAGFPSVVCFSGNREGLDDGQGIENCAMGLQRLLPYAEKKKVNIVMELLNSKVDHPDYQCDHTHWGVALSKRIGSERFSLLYDIYHMQLMEGDIIRTIRDNHTYFSHYHTGGAPGRNEINDSQELYYPAIMKAIYETGYKGFVAQEFIPTKTDKLSSLKEAVLICDI; via the coding sequence ATGTCCACTCTGCTCAAAGGTCGTATCCGTCATTCAGTGTGTGCCTGGCCTTATGAATCCATTCCACTGGACACCTTTTGCAAGGGTGCTAAAGAAATAGGGCTGGAATCCATCGATCTCCTGTATCCCCACCAGTTTGAAACCGCAAAGCAATTTGGCCTCACCTGTGCCATGGTAGCATCTGTGAGCGATGCATGGAATATCGCCAAAGGGTGGAACCGTGTGGAACACCACGATGACCTCATCACTTATTATCAGTACCTGATCGATGAAACGGCCAAAGCCGGCTTTCCTTCCGTAGTCTGTTTTTCTGGTAACAGAGAGGGACTGGATGATGGGCAGGGTATTGAAAACTGCGCTATGGGTTTGCAGCGCTTATTGCCGTATGCTGAAAAAAAGAAGGTGAATATCGTGATGGAGCTGCTGAACAGCAAAGTTGATCACCCTGATTATCAATGCGATCATACACACTGGGGCGTGGCCCTGAGCAAAAGGATAGGTTCAGAACGTTTTAGCCTTCTCTATGACATTTACCACATGCAGCTCATGGAAGGCGACATCATCCGCACCATTCGCGACAACCATACTTATTTCAGTCATTATCACACTGGCGGCGCGCCCGGCAGAAATGAGATCAATGACAGCCAGGAATTATACTACCCGGCTATCATGAAAGCAATTTATGAAACAGGGTATAAAGGTTTTGTAGCACAGGAATTCATTCCTACCAAAACGGATAAACTTTCGTCGCTGAAAGAAGCCGTGCTGATATGTGATATCTGA
- a CDS encoding GNAT family N-acetyltransferase — protein MLELAVDDQILLRQLQPENAPVLYRTLDTSRKALRRFLPWVDYNTNEDHSLRFIEMMLRKAEDQEAIAFGIWYNGQLCGVLDLHCWDHLLQKAEIGYWLAEHCRGKGIVVACCKVLISFAFENLKLNKVEIRFALENDRSARIPIKLGFTKEGILRHNAKLHGHFVDMVVMGMLRNDWKY, from the coding sequence ATGCTGGAGTTAGCCGTAGACGATCAGATTTTACTCAGGCAGTTACAACCTGAAAATGCACCGGTGCTTTATCGCACCCTCGATACATCCCGTAAGGCGTTGCGCCGATTCCTCCCATGGGTGGATTACAATACCAATGAAGATCATTCCCTTCGTTTTATAGAGATGATGCTGCGCAAAGCAGAAGACCAGGAAGCAATTGCCTTTGGTATCTGGTACAATGGTCAGCTGTGCGGAGTATTGGACCTACATTGCTGGGATCACCTGCTGCAAAAAGCCGAAATCGGCTATTGGCTGGCAGAACATTGCCGTGGCAAAGGTATTGTCGTCGCCTGCTGCAAGGTGCTCATCTCTTTTGCTTTCGAAAACCTGAAACTCAACAAAGTAGAAATTCGCTTTGCTCTGGAAAATGACCGCAGTGCCCGTATTCCTATCAAACTTGGATTTACGAAAGAGGGTATTTTGCGCCACAATGCCAAACTACATGGACATTTTGTAGACATGGTAGTTATGGGTATGCTGCGCAATGACTGGAAATACTGA
- the mqnC gene encoding cyclic dehypoxanthinyl futalosine synthase, with amino-acid sequence MELKDLYRKALNFEWLTPEEGVYLFEKAPLTELMHIANELRKQQVPHGKVTWQIDRNVNTTNVCTANCKFCNFYRIPGHGDAYITSIEEYKVKIEETLKFGGDQLLLQGGHHPDLGLAFYVDTFKQLKQLYPTLKLHALGPPEVAHITKLEKSTHIEVLSALKEAGLASLPGAGAEILNDRVRRLISKGKCGAQEWLDVMRAAHKLNIASSATMMFGHVETIMERFEHLADIRQVQSEKPEGHYGFTAFIPWTFQDVDTLLSRIRGVHNMTTSEEYIRMIALSRIMLPNIRNIQASWLTVGKQVAQICLHAGANDFGSIMIEENVVSAAGAPHRFTYRSMQQAIREAGFEPQLRTQLYEFREIPAGIQEQVINY; translated from the coding sequence ATGGAACTGAAAGATCTATATAGGAAAGCATTAAATTTTGAGTGGCTTACACCGGAAGAAGGGGTATATCTGTTTGAAAAAGCACCGCTTACTGAGCTGATGCACATCGCAAATGAGCTTCGTAAACAGCAGGTTCCACACGGAAAAGTTACCTGGCAGATAGATCGAAACGTAAACACTACCAACGTGTGTACGGCTAACTGCAAATTCTGTAACTTTTATCGTATCCCAGGTCACGGAGACGCTTACATCACGTCAATTGAAGAGTACAAGGTAAAGATCGAGGAGACCCTGAAATTTGGCGGCGACCAGTTGCTGCTGCAGGGCGGACACCACCCGGATCTGGGCCTGGCATTTTACGTGGATACCTTTAAGCAGCTGAAACAGTTGTATCCTACCCTCAAGCTGCATGCCCTCGGTCCCCCTGAAGTGGCACACATCACAAAACTGGAAAAAAGTACACATATAGAAGTGCTGAGCGCACTGAAAGAAGCTGGTCTGGCCAGCTTACCAGGTGCCGGGGCTGAAATCCTGAACGACCGCGTGCGTAGGCTCATTTCCAAAGGGAAATGTGGTGCACAGGAGTGGTTGGATGTAATGCGGGCGGCACATAAGCTGAATATCGCATCCTCCGCTACAATGATGTTCGGGCACGTGGAAACTATAATGGAGCGTTTTGAACACCTGGCGGATATCAGACAGGTACAGAGCGAGAAACCGGAAGGTCATTATGGCTTCACCGCTTTCATTCCATGGACATTCCAGGATGTAGATACCCTGCTGTCCAGGATCAGAGGGGTACACAACATGACCACTTCCGAAGAATATATCCGTATGATCGCTTTGAGCCGTATCATGCTGCCTAATATCAGGAATATCCAGGCTAGCTGGCTCACAGTAGGTAAACAGGTTGCTCAGATCTGTCTCCACGCTGGTGCGAACGATTTCGGATCTATCATGATCGAGGAAAATGTGGTAAGTGCTGCCGGTGCTCCGCACAGATTTACCTACAGATCCATGCAACAGGCGATCAGGGAAGCTGGCTTCGAGCCGCAGCTGAGAACCCAGTTGTACGAGTTCAGAGAAATCCCGGCGGGCATCCAGGAACAGGTGATTAATTATTAA
- a CDS encoding aspartyl protease family protein, which yields MQKATLSKHCCIILLALSIFHAATAQSKLPQEEEGTLICRFPFRQYYGGVVVILAQIKGISDTLQFILDTGSAGISLDTSTCVRLGIQLTPSDKVVRGVGGSKRVDFAMDRTLLLPGLEVDSLNFHVNSYELISQVYGLQIDGIIGYSLLSRYNVLVDYNAEEILLFTHGKFTYPKGGSLLHPTLTQIPIVTGQLRNGKTQRESRYYFDTGAGMCLLFSKQFVSDSTVLSTRKKQRKVIQTEAQGLGGKMTMDVTTIGEFKIGNFNFRNVPVYVFDDQTNITAYPFLGGMIGNDLLRRFNIYLNYGKKEIYLLPNNHFKEPFDYSYTGLVMYMIDGKIEITDIIKGSPAEKAGLKPGDIIMAINNLFTNNIQDVREQLKNVGTRPMLLISRNNELMLKKVLIKSIL from the coding sequence ATGCAAAAAGCAACATTGTCAAAGCACTGTTGTATCATTTTATTAGCTCTTTCTATATTCCACGCTGCAACCGCTCAATCAAAACTGCCTCAGGAAGAAGAAGGTACGCTGATCTGTCGCTTTCCATTCAGACAATACTATGGGGGCGTAGTGGTGATACTCGCACAGATAAAAGGGATTTCCGATACACTCCAGTTCATCCTTGATACCGGTAGTGCAGGCATATCTCTGGATACCAGCACCTGTGTCCGCTTAGGTATTCAGCTCACTCCATCTGACAAAGTTGTACGTGGGGTAGGAGGGTCCAAAAGAGTGGATTTCGCTATGGACCGAACGCTGCTGCTGCCAGGGTTGGAGGTAGACAGTCTCAATTTTCATGTTAACAGCTATGAGCTGATCAGCCAGGTATATGGCCTGCAAATAGACGGCATCATTGGGTATAGCCTGCTAAGCCGCTATAATGTGCTGGTAGACTATAATGCCGAAGAGATACTGCTGTTTACCCATGGGAAATTCACTTATCCTAAAGGTGGGTCATTATTACATCCTACCCTCACCCAGATTCCCATTGTCACCGGTCAGCTCCGCAATGGTAAAACCCAGCGTGAAAGCCGGTATTACTTCGATACAGGTGCGGGTATGTGTCTTTTGTTTTCCAAACAATTCGTGAGCGACAGTACCGTACTCTCCACCCGGAAAAAACAACGAAAAGTAATTCAAACCGAAGCCCAGGGCCTTGGAGGGAAAATGACTATGGATGTAACCACTATCGGGGAGTTCAAAATCGGCAATTTTAACTTTCGGAACGTACCTGTCTATGTCTTTGACGATCAGACGAATATCACAGCCTATCCTTTTCTTGGTGGCATGATTGGCAATGATCTTCTTCGCCGTTTCAATATCTATCTCAATTATGGCAAAAAGGAAATCTACCTGCTGCCCAATAATCACTTCAAGGAACCATTCGATTATTCCTATACCGGGCTGGTTATGTATATGATTGACGGAAAAATTGAAATCACCGATATTATCAAAGGATCTCCTGCTGAAAAGGCAGGATTAAAGCCCGGAGATATCATCATGGCGATCAATAACCTCTTCACTAACAATATACAGGACGTAAGGGAACAGCTAAAAAATGTAGGTACCCGGCCTATGTTACTCATCAGCAGGAACAATGAGCTCATGCTGAAAAAAGTACTCATCAAAAGTATTTTATAA
- a CDS encoding aspartyl protease family protein, producing MKKLLFYILITLPLLSAAQAPPVSAEPVAILPFRVYDHSLIISASQSSSEDSLHFIFDTGAEASTLSNETAKKLKLETKEDGGLSGTDDIVVRVPTSTINLLYFGKARLPLVKVYLEPLQEFKKSPIHIDGIIGVDLIKMFIVQIDYTNSRILLYRQGKTPMSVPGKRLPMTLNFDTPVIEAVIELPDGRSLGSRYHFITGGDYGILFNWPFVEKYHLREVLPIVGTDKVGDLYQQLTYLNTIIPYLAFGAVRMEKVSGSYCKEVNDVGGLTEVAGSIGSYIWSQFRTITINYKQREIYLDK from the coding sequence GTGAAAAAGCTACTGTTCTACATACTTATTACTTTGCCGCTATTGTCGGCCGCCCAGGCACCACCTGTCTCCGCAGAACCGGTAGCCATTCTGCCATTCCGGGTCTATGATCACTCTTTGATTATCAGTGCCTCTCAGAGTAGTTCGGAGGATAGCCTACATTTTATATTCGATACAGGCGCCGAAGCCAGCACGCTGAGTAACGAAACGGCTAAAAAGCTGAAACTCGAAACCAAAGAAGATGGGGGACTGAGTGGCACCGACGATATTGTAGTCAGGGTACCCACCTCCACGATCAATCTGCTCTATTTTGGGAAGGCCCGATTACCGCTGGTAAAAGTGTATTTAGAACCGCTGCAGGAATTCAAAAAATCGCCTATTCATATCGACGGCATTATTGGCGTGGACCTGATCAAAATGTTCATCGTCCAGATTGACTATACCAACTCCCGGATCTTACTATATCGTCAGGGCAAAACACCAATGAGCGTACCTGGCAAGCGCCTGCCCATGACGCTGAATTTTGATACTCCTGTCATAGAAGCTGTGATAGAACTGCCTGATGGCCGATCCCTGGGTAGCCGTTACCACTTCATTACCGGTGGTGATTACGGTATTCTGTTTAACTGGCCTTTCGTTGAAAAATACCACCTAAGAGAGGTTCTGCCCATCGTCGGTACAGACAAGGTAGGAGACCTGTACCAGCAACTCACTTACCTCAATACCATCATTCCTTACCTGGCCTTTGGCGCTGTACGCATGGAAAAGGTCTCCGGTAGTTACTGTAAGGAGGTGAATGACGTAGGCGGATTAACAGAAGTGGCCGGTTCCATTGGCTCTTATATCTGGTCACAATTCCGCACCATTACCATCAACTATAAACAACGGGAAATCTACCTCGATAAATAA
- a CDS encoding M16 family metallopeptidase produces MIHYNKFTLANGLRVIVHEDHTTPMAVLNVMYDVGSRDEDADKTGFAHLFEHLMFGGSVNIPEYDEPLQMAGGENNAYTTSDLTNYYIQLPAENIETAFWLESDRMLSLAFSEKSLDVQRKVVCEEFKEHYINKPYGDIWHKMRDLAYAVHPYKWMTIGKELAHIENAKLDDVKSFFFKYYRPVNAILVVAGKVTTSQVKALAEKWFGDIPAGEPIQRNIPQEPAQQGAHKLEVKANVPLDALYKCYHMPGRLDKDYYSIDLISDILGGGASSRLHQVLVKEKKLFSNIDCYHFGTLDAGLFTIEGKLVKGVKMKDAEKAIQEELDKVRQEIIPERELQKVKNRVESMLAFEDMGLLNRANNLAFYELMGDASLMNAEFSNYEAVTAEQMHKQAAILFDEKNSNTIYYYAG; encoded by the coding sequence ATGATCCATTATAATAAATTCACTTTAGCCAATGGCCTGCGCGTGATTGTGCATGAAGACCATACCACGCCAATGGCAGTGTTAAATGTTATGTACGATGTGGGCTCCCGCGATGAAGATGCTGACAAGACAGGATTTGCGCACTTATTCGAACACCTGATGTTTGGCGGCTCTGTCAACATCCCGGAATATGATGAACCGCTTCAGATGGCCGGTGGTGAAAACAACGCTTACACGACCAGTGACCTGACCAACTACTACATTCAACTTCCCGCAGAAAATATAGAAACAGCTTTCTGGCTGGAAAGCGACCGTATGCTCTCCCTGGCATTCAGCGAAAAGAGTCTGGATGTACAGCGCAAGGTTGTATGCGAAGAGTTCAAGGAACATTACATCAACAAACCTTACGGCGACATCTGGCACAAGATGCGTGACCTGGCTTACGCTGTGCATCCCTACAAATGGATGACCATCGGAAAGGAACTGGCACACATTGAAAATGCAAAACTGGACGATGTAAAAAGTTTCTTCTTCAAATATTACCGTCCGGTCAATGCCATTCTGGTAGTAGCAGGAAAAGTGACCACCTCCCAGGTAAAAGCGCTGGCAGAAAAATGGTTCGGCGATATTCCTGCAGGAGAGCCTATTCAACGTAATATTCCGCAGGAACCGGCACAACAGGGTGCGCACAAACTGGAAGTAAAAGCCAATGTACCACTGGATGCCCTGTACAAATGTTATCATATGCCGGGTCGTTTGGACAAGGACTATTACTCAATCGATCTGATCTCTGATATTCTGGGTGGCGGCGCTTCTTCCCGTCTGCACCAGGTACTGGTAAAAGAGAAAAAACTCTTCAGTAATATTGATTGTTATCATTTCGGCACGCTGGATGCAGGTTTGTTCACCATCGAGGGCAAACTGGTAAAAGGCGTGAAGATGAAAGATGCTGAAAAAGCGATACAGGAAGAGCTGGATAAAGTACGACAGGAAATCATCCCTGAAAGAGAGCTGCAAAAAGTGAAAAACCGCGTGGAAAGCATGCTCGCTTTTGAAGACATGGGACTTTTGAACAGAGCGAATAACCTCGCATTCTATGAGCTGATGGGCGATGCCTCGCTCATGAATGCGGAATTCAGCAACTACGAAGCGGTAACTGCCGAGCAAATGCACAAACAGGCAGCTATACTCTTTGACGAGAAGAACTCAAATACTATTTACTATTACGCAGGCTAA
- a CDS encoding M16 family metallopeptidase, giving the protein MINRKLAPEIKDAVDFEVALKPYEKFTLDNGIPVYVIESDEQETLQLEMVFPAGSWYESENLIASASNFLMKNGAGKHSALQINESIDYFGAYLNRSCHHEFGTYTLHCLTKSFSSLLPTLQEVILDPAFSEEELATFQQNMKQRLAVNLQKCDFVANRHIDKYLFGEFHPYGRVSSMEAYDALQTETLRAFYQQHYTYNNCRIFVAGKLPDQLIPQLNQYFGTTKWNGEATIIKPEISIMPAEEKKFRIFNDENGVQGAVRIARHFPNRYHPDYSKMMVLNTIFGGYFGSRLMSNIREEKGYTYGISSQVYNFRQASAINIHTEAGRDVCEATIEEIYKEMRIMQDEVVDEEEMALVRNFMIGSILGDLDGAFQIIQRWKNLILNDLDENYFYNNIKTIKTISAEELHVLAKQYFKPEDWYELVVI; this is encoded by the coding sequence ATGATAAATCGTAAACTCGCCCCTGAGATAAAAGATGCCGTTGATTTTGAAGTCGCACTGAAACCGTATGAGAAATTCACACTGGATAATGGCATCCCAGTATACGTTATTGAATCGGATGAACAGGAAACCTTGCAGCTGGAAATGGTATTTCCCGCAGGTAGCTGGTACGAATCAGAAAACCTCATTGCGTCTGCTTCCAACTTCCTGATGAAGAATGGAGCCGGTAAGCATTCTGCACTGCAAATAAATGAAAGTATCGATTACTTTGGGGCTTACCTGAACAGGAGCTGCCACCATGAATTTGGTACTTACACCCTTCACTGTCTGACCAAAAGCTTTTCTTCCCTGCTGCCTACGCTGCAGGAAGTGATACTGGATCCGGCTTTTTCTGAAGAAGAACTGGCCACTTTCCAGCAGAACATGAAGCAAAGGCTGGCGGTGAATCTGCAGAAATGTGATTTCGTAGCGAACAGGCATATTGACAAATACCTGTTTGGAGAATTTCATCCTTATGGCCGCGTGAGCAGCATGGAGGCATACGATGCCCTGCAGACAGAAACGTTGAGAGCTTTCTATCAGCAACATTACACTTACAATAACTGCCGCATATTCGTGGCTGGCAAACTACCGGATCAATTGATCCCTCAGCTGAACCAATACTTTGGTACCACCAAATGGAATGGAGAAGCGACGATCATCAAACCGGAAATTTCCATCATGCCGGCGGAAGAAAAAAAATTCCGCATTTTCAATGATGAGAATGGGGTACAGGGTGCTGTGCGTATAGCACGTCATTTCCCTAATCGCTACCATCCTGATTATTCGAAGATGATGGTATTGAACACCATTTTCGGCGGTTACTTTGGTTCCCGCCTGATGAGCAATATCCGTGAGGAGAAAGGTTATACCTATGGTATTTCTTCGCAGGTATACAATTTCCGCCAGGCAAGTGCTATCAATATCCATACGGAAGCTGGCAGAGATGTGTGCGAAGCAACGATTGAAGAGATCTATAAGGAGATGCGCATCATGCAGGATGAAGTGGTGGATGAGGAGGAAATGGCGCTGGTACGGAACTTCATGATCGGGTCTATTTTGGGTGACCTGGATGGAGCTTTCCAGATTATACAGCGCTGGAAGAACCTGATCCTCAATGACCTGGATGAGAATTACTTCTATAATAATATCAAGACGATCAAGACGATTTCAGCGGAAGAACTGCATGTGTTAGCTAAGCAGTATTTCAAGCCGGAAGATTGGTATGAGTTGGTAGTTATTTAA
- a CDS encoding lysozyme inhibitor LprI family protein — protein sequence MKLLLLCLPLCITLTVFGQTRKTAVDSIELRYQECLSQGGNSYNCALAYYQEMDSLLAAVYNQVYNNLDNPRRETLEIAQAQWTEKKEAYFKDIEVRAEKKRPQTLAGLDDDMILTDNKAAYLKHRVIELLKSIHS from the coding sequence ATGAAATTACTTTTACTATGCCTGCCATTGTGCATAACTCTGACCGTATTTGGACAAACCAGAAAAACAGCTGTAGACTCTATTGAATTACGCTATCAGGAATGTTTAAGTCAGGGAGGAAACTCTTATAACTGTGCACTGGCCTACTATCAGGAAATGGATAGCCTCCTCGCCGCCGTTTACAATCAGGTCTACAATAATCTGGACAATCCCCGCCGCGAAACTTTAGAAATCGCTCAGGCTCAATGGACAGAAAAGAAAGAAGCCTATTTCAAAGACATCGAAGTCCGTGCTGAAAAGAAAAGACCGCAGACCCTCGCAGGTCTGGACGACGATATGATCCTCACAGACAACAAAGCTGCATACCTGAAACACAGAGTGATAGAGCTACTCAAGAGCATCCATTCTTAA
- a CDS encoding YitT family protein has protein sequence MPNTKETRARINLIQNLQDIALITIGVLLAAVGLKGFLLPNEFLDGGVTGISLLINRLTGWNISVLLVIINIPFILLAYKQLSVEFTIKAMCAIVGLACALVFIKVPTITSDHLLIAIFGGFFLGAGIGLSVRGGAVLDGTEVLALYINRKTVLSMGEVIMYFNLVIFSVAAILINIETALYAILTYLAASKTVDYVISGFEEYIALTIISNESELVRKTLTLTLRKGVTVFKGQSGYGKRGSVDKDIDIIYTVVTRLEVHKIIDEIEKIDEKAFIVQHNINDTKGGMIKRRATHH, from the coding sequence ATGCCGAACACTAAGGAAACCCGCGCCCGAATTAACCTGATCCAGAACCTGCAGGACATCGCCCTGATTACCATCGGGGTGCTGCTGGCCGCCGTTGGCCTAAAGGGGTTTCTATTGCCCAATGAATTTCTGGATGGAGGCGTAACGGGTATTTCACTGCTTATCAACCGACTAACCGGATGGAATATTTCCGTACTTCTGGTCATCATTAATATCCCTTTTATATTACTGGCTTACAAGCAGCTTTCTGTTGAATTTACCATCAAGGCCATGTGTGCCATTGTGGGATTGGCCTGTGCCCTCGTATTTATCAAAGTACCAACTATCACCAGCGACCACCTGCTGATCGCTATTTTCGGCGGTTTCTTCTTAGGCGCCGGAATCGGCTTGTCAGTAAGAGGCGGTGCCGTATTGGATGGTACGGAAGTACTGGCCCTTTACATCAACCGCAAGACAGTGCTGTCCATGGGAGAAGTGATTATGTACTTCAACCTGGTCATCTTCAGTGTAGCGGCGATCCTCATTAATATTGAAACAGCACTGTATGCGATACTGACTTACCTGGCTGCTTCCAAAACGGTAGACTATGTAATCTCCGGTTTTGAAGAATACATCGCCCTCACGATTATCTCCAATGAAAGTGAACTGGTGCGCAAAACATTGACGCTGACCCTGAGGAAAGGCGTGACCGTATTCAAGGGACAAAGTGGTTATGGTAAGCGTGGTTCAGTGGATAAGGATATTGATATTATCTACACCGTGGTTACCCGCCTGGAAGTGCACAAAATCATTGACGAAATAGAGAAAATAGATGAAAAAGCATTTATAGTGCAACACAATATCAATGATACAAAGGGTGGCATGATCAAGCGCCGGGCCACCCATCATTAA
- a CDS encoding formimidoylglutamase gives MADFAQLHDYLIPISKADLNNELEYDEYQIGAICDCYEAGNIPDLDAADIILVGAADERGYGPGKKGPDAADAIRREFFNLFYWHKEVKIADIGNLRPGIELTDTYAGLKTVVAELVNSQKTVMILGGSHDLTYAQYKAYATQKYVIEATVADALIDLKEDSTIPADSFLMEMFTEQPNYIRHYNHLGFQSFYVHPRMLETLDKLRFDCYRLGKVRENMDEMEPVLRNTDMLSLDINVIKNSDAPANTLSPNGLAGDEACVLSRYAGMSARLSSFGIYGYRPEKDRNQLTAKQIGQMMWYFMDGVAIRHKEAVLQDREAFWEFNIVCGDIETVFLKSKKTGRWWMQMPGKEFLPCAYNDYLLASNNEIPERWLRHQERM, from the coding sequence ATGGCAGACTTCGCGCAACTTCACGATTACCTGATTCCCATCTCAAAAGCAGACCTGAACAATGAACTGGAATATGATGAGTACCAGATCGGTGCCATCTGTGATTGCTATGAAGCTGGAAACATTCCTGATCTGGATGCGGCTGACATTATATTAGTAGGTGCTGCTGATGAGCGCGGATATGGACCCGGCAAAAAAGGGCCGGATGCTGCAGATGCCATCCGCCGTGAATTCTTCAACCTCTTCTACTGGCACAAAGAAGTGAAGATCGCCGATATCGGTAACCTGCGCCCTGGTATTGAACTCACTGATACCTATGCCGGTCTGAAAACAGTAGTGGCCGAACTGGTTAACTCCCAAAAAACAGTCATGATCCTGGGCGGTTCTCACGACCTGACCTATGCTCAATACAAGGCTTACGCAACGCAGAAATATGTGATAGAAGCCACCGTGGCCGATGCGTTGATAGACCTCAAAGAAGATTCAACAATCCCGGCAGACAGCTTCCTCATGGAAATGTTCACCGAACAACCCAACTACATCCGTCATTACAATCACCTCGGTTTTCAGAGTTTCTATGTACATCCCCGGATGCTGGAAACACTGGATAAACTCCGGTTCGATTGCTACCGCCTGGGCAAGGTGAGAGAAAACATGGACGAGATGGAACCGGTGCTGCGGAACACAGATATGCTGAGCCTGGATATCAATGTCATTAAAAACTCCGATGCTCCTGCTAATACCCTCTCCCCTAATGGGTTGGCTGGCGATGAGGCCTGTGTGCTCTCCCGCTATGCAGGTATGAGCGCCCGACTGAGTTCCTTCGGCATTTATGGTTATCGTCCTGAAAAGGATAGAAACCAGCTGACGGCTAAACAGATTGGTCAGATGATGTGGTACTTTATGGATGGCGTAGCTATCCGGCATAAAGAAGCCGTGCTGCAGGACCGCGAAGCATTCTGGGAGTTTAATATTGTATGCGGGGACATTGAAACCGTATTCCTGAAAAGTAAAAAGACCGGGCGCTGGTGGATGCAGATGCCTGGGAAAGAATTCTTACCCTGTGCCTATAACGATTACCTGCTGGCGAGCAATAATGAGATCCCGGAGAGATGGTTGCGCCACCAGGAGCGGATGTAA
- a CDS encoding glycosyltransferase: MPTKSARKTVLVVPLDWGLGHATRDIPIIHELLNAGCNVVIAAEGKHAALLGQEFPQLTILPLPGYRIQYAQKGWFFGPKIIQQIPQIIKSIKYEQRWLQQVVKEHNIDAVISDNRFGLYHRDIPTVIISHQLLIKTPFGGIIETILQKINYSYIRRYGACWIPDYAGSNNLSGILGHPKVLPPNTTYLGCLSRFENRPDVPKKYDLLVLISGPEPQRSNLEKMVLEQVAALPISALIVSGKPGTPETKQVTPRIQQVNHLNAKELNEAMLGADMVLSRSGYTTLMDLVKLNKKAILVPTPGQSEQEYLGKFLMKKGFFYNVNQSEFRLEKALEDIKTFPFKSFEHEEDMEQYKQVVRNFAASL, encoded by the coding sequence TTGCCTACAAAATCTGCGCGTAAAACAGTTCTGGTAGTCCCTCTGGACTGGGGATTAGGTCATGCAACCCGGGATATCCCTATCATTCACGAATTATTAAACGCAGGCTGTAATGTAGTTATTGCTGCCGAGGGGAAACATGCTGCCTTGTTAGGCCAGGAATTCCCACAGCTGACTATCCTGCCGCTTCCCGGATACCGCATCCAGTATGCTCAAAAGGGCTGGTTCTTTGGGCCGAAAATTATTCAGCAGATCCCTCAGATCATCAAGTCTATCAAGTATGAGCAACGATGGCTGCAACAGGTTGTGAAGGAACACAACATCGATGCTGTCATCTCCGACAACCGCTTCGGCCTCTATCACCGGGACATCCCTACTGTTATTATCTCTCACCAGTTGTTGATCAAGACCCCGTTTGGCGGGATCATTGAGACCATTCTGCAAAAGATCAATTACAGCTACATCCGCAGGTATGGTGCCTGCTGGATACCGGACTATGCCGGCTCCAACAACCTTTCTGGTATATTGGGTCATCCAAAAGTGTTGCCTCCTAATACTACCTATTTAGGTTGCCTCAGCCGTTTTGAGAACAGACCAGATGTGCCTAAAAAATACGATCTACTGGTCCTGATTTCAGGTCCTGAACCTCAACGTTCCAACCTGGAAAAAATGGTACTGGAACAAGTAGCAGCATTACCTATCAGTGCGCTGATCGTAAGTGGTAAACCAGGTACGCCTGAAACGAAACAGGTCACACCACGTATTCAACAGGTAAACCACCTGAATGCAAAAGAATTGAATGAAGCAATGCTCGGGGCTGATATGGTGTTAAGCCGTTCTGGTTATACCACCCTCATGGACCTTGTAAAGCTGAATAAGAAAGCGATATTAGTACCCACACCGGGGCAGTCTGAGCAGGAATATCTGGGTAAGTTCCTGATGAAAAAAGGGTTCTTCTATAATGTGAATCAATCTGAATTCAGATTGGAGAAAGCATTGGAGGATATCAAAACATTTCCGTTCAAATCTTTTGAACATGAGGAAGATATGGAACAGTATAAACAAGTAGTCAGAAATTTTGCTGCCTCTTTATAA